The Daucus carota subsp. sativus chromosome 2, DH1 v3.0, whole genome shotgun sequence genome includes a window with the following:
- the LOC108207137 gene encoding lipid phosphate phosphatase 2 — MEFGVSGELGTYSYRCYVVQNSSHFSSVKVYLVMSMSESQFGANSHVLKLVRRHRHDWVVLILLGLIDGMLILIEPFHRYLSEEKLTPDIKYPFHHDTIPMWVVPAFKENEDVLCCENSKVIKEGYKSFPSGHSSWSFAGLGFLALYLSGKIRAFDRRGHAAKLCIVLFPYLVAALVGVSRVDDYWYHWTDVFSGALLGIVVSSFYNLLFASLPIPTYDKL; from the exons ATGGAGTTTGGAGTGTCTGGTGAACTCGGCACTTACTCGTATCGGTGCT ATGTTGTTCAAAATTCTTCTCATTTTTCATCTGTGAAGGTCTATTTAGTGATGAGCATGTCAGAGAGTCAGTTTGGAGCCAACTCCCATGTTCTCAAGCTAGTCAGAAGGCACAGGCATGACTGGGTAGTTCTTATACTCCTAGGACTGATTGATGGAATGTTGATTCTGATAGAACCTTTCCATCGCTACCTCTCGGAGGAAAAGCTAACTCCAGACATTAAATACCCTTTCCATCATGACACTATACCTATGTGGGTTGTGCCA GCttttaaagaaaatgaagatgTTTTGTGTTGTGAAAATTCTAAAGTTATAAAAGAGGGATATAAAAGCTTCCCAAGCGGACACTCCTCAT GGTCCTTTGCAGGTCTCGGTTTCCTTGCTTTGTATTTGAGTGGTAAAATTAGAGCATTTGATCGTAGGGGTCATGCTGCAAAACTCTGCATTGTTTTATTTCCATATCTTGTTGCTGCACTAGTTGGGGTCTCTCGTGTTGATGACTACTGGTACCATTGGACAGATGTTTTTAGTGGTGCACTTTTAG gtatagtagtttctagtttctacaaTCTGCTATTTGCTTCTCTTCCCATTCCCACATACGATAAATTGTAA